A window from Mangifera indica cultivar Alphonso chromosome 2, CATAS_Mindica_2.1, whole genome shotgun sequence encodes these proteins:
- the LOC123205941 gene encoding protein LEAD-SENSITIVE 1-like, with translation MGRNESTRSELKPGDHIYSDKGEIDIVIAKLNVYNHHGIYVGDGIVIHFLAPAKQSNSSVPCKRCGHTPRLHYGIVRTCVDCFLDGHSLYINYWGDCKPPYEVVKTAMEFCDGIRSFGEYELLNNNCEHFATFCKTGKKSSKEIKAAVIKITQAGCIGALGLLEYARQVLKTKESPVTLEHRA, from the exons atgggGCGAAATGAAAGCACTCGATCAGAGCTCAAGCCGGGTGATCACATTTACAGTGATAAGGGTGAGATTGATATTGTGATTGCGAAACTGAATGTCTACAATCATCACG GAATATATGTGGGGGACGGCATTGTCATTCATTTCCTAGCGCCTGCAAAGCAAAGCAACTCTTCTGTCCCATGTAAAAGATGCGGGCACACACCACGCTTACACTATGGGATCGTCCGTACATGCGTGGATTGCTTTCTTGATGGTcattcattatatataaattattgggGTGACTGCAAGCCACCCTATGAGGTTGTGAAGACTGCCATGGAATTTTGCGATGGAATAAGGTCCTTTGGTGAGTATGAGCTTTTGAATAACAACTGTGAGCACTTTGCGACCTTTTGTAAAACAGGCAAAAAGTCATCTAAGGAAATTAAGGCTGCAGTTATAAAAATTACCCAGGCAGGATGCATTGGTGCACTTGGTCTGCTCGAATATGCAAGGCAAGTGCTAAAAACAAAGGAGAGCCCCGTCACCTTGGAACATCGTGCGTGA
- the LOC123205932 gene encoding protein LEAD-SENSITIVE 1-like, producing the protein MEMDKEARKETIKELLKKGDHICSERLNGLFYHHGIYVGHGRVIHLSGPIRGTGKFRSSSSFVSTPRWPCSQKACQGIFCGGIVITCVDCFLDGHSLYVIDYECSKVSSFLEKHDISVKSPDEVVDLAYAEFYRKINSDGYHLLNRNCEHFATYCKTGESFSMQSLWLKAEGLASRLFFLLLGTIRG; encoded by the exons ATGGAAATGGATAAAGAAGCACGCAAGGAAACTATCAAGGAGTTGCTGAAAAAGGGTGATCACATTTGTAGTGAAAGGTTGAATGGCCTGTTCTATCATCATG GCATATATGTTGGGCACGGTAGGGTTATTCACCTGAGTGGACCTATAAGAGGAACGGGGAAATTCAGAAGCTCATCATCATTTGTATCGACACCTCGGTGGCCATGTTCTCAGAAAGCTTGTCAAGGCATTTTCTGCGGTGGAATTGTGATTACATGTGTGGATTGCTTCCTTGATGGGCACTCACTTTATGTTATTGACTATGAATGCAGTAAAGTCAGTAGTTTTCTAGAGAAGCATGATATTTCTGTAAAGTCACCGGATGAAGTTGTCGATCTGGCCTATGCCGAATTTTATAGGAAGATTAATTCTGATGGGTACCATCTTCTGAATAGAAACTGTGAGCATTTTGCTACTTACTGCAAGACAGGCGAGTCATTTAGTATGCAGTCTTTATGGTTGAAGGCGGAGGGACTAGCCAGTCGCCTTTTTTTCCTCCTTCTGGGTACTATTAGAGGATAA